Proteins found in one Thermaerobacter subterraneus DSM 13965 genomic segment:
- a CDS encoding NAD(P)H-dependent flavin oxidoreductase, whose amino-acid sequence MKALRTRFTERFGVELPIVQGGLAYLARSELCAAVSAAGGLGQLTAATMESPEVLRQEIRRVRERTDRPFGVNFAIGHRDLSEFVRVTIEEQVPVISVTGGNPEPLFKAFEGHPVLKMVLVAGVRQAQKAEALGADAVIAVGVEGGGHIGRDDIGTLVLVRRVVESVQIPVLASGGIVDGRGLAAALVLGADGIEMGTRFVATVECPAHPAYKQALVEARETDTVVIERSLGRPGRVLRGPWPERILEAEARGAGLDELLPLISGKANTRAALEGKLDEGFVWAGQGVGLIRDIPTVAELLRRMVDEAAAALREAGERLQAPAGGVASRLARQEPGAGSPGA is encoded by the coding sequence CCATCGTCCAGGGAGGACTGGCCTATCTGGCCCGCAGCGAGCTCTGCGCCGCCGTCTCCGCAGCAGGGGGCCTGGGCCAGCTTACCGCCGCCACCATGGAATCGCCCGAGGTGTTGCGCCAGGAGATCCGGCGCGTCCGGGAGCGGACCGACCGGCCCTTTGGCGTCAACTTCGCCATCGGACACCGGGATCTGTCGGAGTTCGTCCGGGTCACCATTGAGGAACAGGTTCCCGTCATCAGCGTGACGGGCGGCAACCCGGAACCCCTGTTCAAGGCCTTCGAGGGCCACCCCGTGCTCAAGATGGTGCTGGTGGCCGGTGTCCGGCAGGCCCAGAAGGCCGAGGCTCTTGGCGCCGACGCCGTGATCGCCGTGGGGGTCGAGGGGGGCGGCCACATCGGCCGGGACGACATCGGCACCCTGGTGCTGGTGCGGCGGGTGGTGGAGAGCGTCCAGATCCCCGTGCTGGCCAGCGGCGGGATCGTCGACGGCCGGGGGCTGGCGGCGGCCCTGGTGCTGGGGGCCGACGGCATCGAGATGGGAACCCGCTTCGTGGCCACGGTGGAGTGCCCGGCCCATCCCGCCTACAAACAGGCGCTGGTGGAGGCGCGGGAGACCGACACGGTGGTTATCGAGCGCAGCCTGGGCCGGCCGGGCCGGGTGCTGCGGGGTCCATGGCCGGAGCGAATTCTCGAAGCCGAGGCCCGGGGGGCCGGGCTCGACGAGCTCTTGCCCCTGATCTCCGGCAAGGCCAACACCCGGGCAGCCCTGGAGGGCAAGCTGGACGAGGGCTTCGTCTGGGCGGGCCAGGGGGTGGGCCTGATCCGCGACATCCCCACGGTGGCCGAGCTGCTGCGGCGCATGGTGGACGAGGCCGCTGCGGCCTTGCGGGAGGCCGGGGAGCGGCTGCAGGCGCCGGCAGGGG